Within Cydia fagiglandana chromosome 1, ilCydFagi1.1, whole genome shotgun sequence, the genomic segment aatacaaaggacaaaaaaagaagcaaggaggtaatgaaacaagcaaaaatactgatgattcctcgacgcaattggatgattcttaaattgtgtccagattttcttgtcataaaagtttttatttttcacatataactcacacaagctccgtgacatttcgaccttgtaattttttaaatgtttttgtttatacatatatgcgtatctcactagaataatataatcaaggtatgtttatgtttgatggttgaaatagtaactctaaaaattttatttgtgtcttatattcctgccgaggacttttatttttccttttccttctacacaagttaggccaagtaataagaatttaggactctcaattttatcatgacttctacatcagtaaagctaggtacgaggccatgtttggtatcgttttcgtataaattcacagtaccaaatttagttatggtatcacattgacaccattccgaagtaaaaaaaaataaacttattaaaatactttcttttaaactcctcttcacgcttaaactgctgaacagttttaatttaaaggtacacatatattttgagtcccgagacaggacataataagttatctcaaaaatcatcctttaaaggtgtgaaatgtggtgcaggggggaattcagaattgaattcttgaagttaatacttactgtttaagtttaggtttgaagtcatgttttttatcattttcaactaaatcaaagatgtagaattgtagaccatcccaaatttcgtataaatcggttcagcggttattgattgtccgtacaaattttcacgccacttttcacaccttcaaaagatgattttggttataagatctatcctatgtcctgttccgggacgcaaactatttctataccaaatttcaacgaaatcggttcagtggttaagcgtcaagaggagtttaaaaaataccggccaagtgcgagccggactcgcgtattaagggttccgtacattaagtccgcctcgcgcttggctgcacatttctaataggttttcctgtcctcctaataatcgtgataggtaaaggactattttgtgtatttttttcaaaatttaagacctagtagtttcggagataaaggggggggggcaatggtcattttttgggtataaaatcaatttgtttacgttatatgtccgtctttaggtccctaatttacatatatgtaccaaatttcaacttaattggtccagtagtttccgggaaaataggctgtgacagacggacagacatacagacgcacgagtgatcctataagggttccattttttccttttgaggtacggaaccctaaaaaaattgtttttaaattttgtggaacacggcctagcaccttcactgatgtagagatcaagataaaattgagagccctaaataaagtttcaagagcggatatctcaaaaactattcaatatatggaaaaaattgactaaataaacttgtaacaaattaaattaactttcattttctataagtggccatgtcgctacgatgcatagtttccaagatataatcgaaaaaccggaaaatgggaccttcaaagccccctctctcccccccccccccgctcaaaggctacggccgaggacttttgatatgttcacctcctaacttgcccaaaccaagttaaggagccaaaaattgtgttccgagcatttccctctacaactttattgagcattcgttgcctgacctagtagcgtattgcatttctttaaaaagtttgctgtaaaaggttgacgggtgttgggtgtttatatggttttggtcgatttttatcattcgcatcgcccatgatgacttactagaattacgagcacacgagacactaatagtagtttgacaaaccttggttttcaagaggtattttatattgacatttgctgtcacaaatttgctgtcagatttagtcgcaaaccgcacgcaaagtgcacacaaatgtgtcgacaccttgttacggaaaagtgtacacacggcgacgacactttgtttcgaaacaattctagacacattgtgtggactctgttacgacacatctgacatttagttaccactttgatgattctgcgactggaatggttatatgggaagaTATAGGAATAATCTAAAaactaatttataattatttacgcTGCAGATAATAATCGAGAACCTGGTGGAGACTGTGTTTGAGGGCGTCAACCAACTAGAAGAAGCGGTAGTGGCGCTCTTTTCGCTCAACAATTACTCACGGAGGAAAAGCCTTAGGCGCATCTTCAAAAGAAAAACTGCGCAGGTAGGTAATGTCGCTTGAAGGGAGAGGTAAAAATCTCTATTTTGAAGTAACAGTGAATGCGTAATGTAAACGCATCTTTTGCTCACTCGCATTTTCAAGGGAGCTTGGTGGACTggccaaaaaaaaattgggccgaaacgtaatttaaaaaaatctagtacttagtagtagcagccTTATCCGTCCACCCGTCCGCGGGTGAGTTCAGTGGTCTTTAGTACTACCTACGAGTACAACAAAGGTGCAAATCTTACTTACTCCATCAATCTACATAATACAGGGATTGGTTGTCGCTGCAATCTTCGAGCGAAAAATGTCGTTGCGTAAGTTGTCTATAAATAATAGGgggcttaataaaaaaaaatttatagtTTGAATTATTTAAGGAAATAATCGCTgctaaagttaaataagtagaCAAAACATTTGACACCCattaaatgtcaaaaacgtcAGGTGTGGAGCATGTTCAGCGACGAAGTCCACGAAGCAAAGAAAGACATGGTGGCCACGCGGAGCCAGCACCCTTCGGAGCTGCCGTCGTtcgccggccgcgccgccgTGCTGCGGATGCGGAAGAACCGCCTAGTCTACTTGAAGAAGGTGAGGACTTACCATCATCCAGATTCAACACTGATAACCTTACGTCAGAGATCGGAAAACCGTCCGCGGCATGCGGTTCTTCAAGCCATTTAAGATTTCTTAAACCACTGACAAACACCTCATAGAACTGGCGATTTCTACTGCGGTTGGCTCTTCGCAAAATTTTGTCGAGCCCTGCCTTAGGTAGGTATGTTACGGGGTAGCCTTAAAAACGGGGACTTCTGCTTCAGGTGATGACAGACGCGGCGTGGATGATGCCCTGCAGCAGCTCTGAAGACGTAATTATGCACGTGAACAGGCTCATGGGTGCCATTGATGTGGCCATCAGAGAACTATGGATTTCCTGGACGGTAATATTCTAAAACGAAATAATCGTATAATATTATGCAACACCTGTAATTTTTTTCTTTGgtgtaattattaattttactttGTTCGTACAGCATAATTTGGATGAGAAATGTGCAAACGGTTTGAACAAAACATTGATGAGAAAAAGTGCCGAAAATCCTGGTTTAATGGAATGTAACATTGATGTGTAAgtcaatttttatttatgaatgtAACATCCTATCAACAAACAGAAGATGAAGCGTTAAGTAAATTCGCAATTGTTTTTGTCATATTTCAGCAATATTTTAGAACTTTGCAAAGAAGCTTCACATTGGGAGAATTTGGGAATGGATATCCCTGAACACGCTTATGTAGTAAGTAGTTTATCGAGATAAGTTCTTAGGCAGCCTAGCGAGTGacattttcttttaatttacttttCTTTTAGGTGTACGCGAAAAGCAAAACTATACTGTTTGTTTACGAGAGTGTGTTGTCTGTGACTAAGGGATATAACAAGATCCTAGACTCGCTCTCGCCTGACGAGCGACTGCTCTTCAAACCTTTAACGTCGGTAAGTGCCTATCATGAGTGTGCACTGTGCATacattatacagtgtggaaagatatgtCGGGCCCgggattatttttaaaaagaaacaaaactgcattcaaagttttttttaaattcgcttGTCGcgaccgggaatcgaaccgagaaaattaaaaataaaggaatgtctcttttaagtaaaatgagccaacttgaggatttaaggtagtttccctccagggccctaCTTATTTTTCCACCCTGTATGAGTAGCGGACGCTCGAGCGGGTTGaccagaaggcctaccgcgtgCCACGTTCGAGGTGTTGCCTCCCGTAtgacttacgtatgaatttacaagtgcgacagaaaggcaacacgtcgaacgtggttcgcagtaggccctgtGACGCGGTATCGAACAAATGCAAAAGTATGCGAGCAGCCTAAGTGCGCGCTCCTTAAGGCGCCGTGCGTTCTGGTCCCTCTCCGAACACAGCTCGCTGAGCACTGAGCGGACGGCACGACGGCAGTGCGTGTCCGGGATCGGACCGAGAGTTAGTTTTAACTAAGTTGTCGAAGTTCGTTCAAAAGTAACATTATGCATTTTTAGAAGCAATGTTCATGATTAATAATATAACTTCTGAGCGAAAGTTGTTTAATCAGATTCCTAATCGACAAAGTTACTGAAAGATTGCTGTCCATTGGCACCATAATATGATTGTTTTTGTAGTAagtaggtacggtcagccaagaaagtggtctaccacttttcgactctatcaatcagatggtagagtcgaaaagtggtaaaccactttcttggctgactatactTACTAATTATTCTCAATTGAAGTTTAATTactacattaaaaataaattaacaaacacaTTAGCAATATAGGCCCAACGAAAGAACAAGAACGTTTAAAAATTAAcatcaatttttatttaatctaaTATCACAACTTGACAGTCTTTATATCACAAATTTAACAATTAAATGTATTCCTATTAAACATAATACGATTAATAAGTTataattggacgtagtttagcgtaaaagatccatcctctaaaatttgtcatttaaatgaatgacttttccgtttgaaagaaagttcaaattttactaacagatttttgtggattggatcttttaccctaaactacgtccaattatTAGTGAAAAATTAACATTCATTAGTATTTTAACTCAAACAGCTATCTAAATGCGCATTCATATCATCATTTTCAACCATCTGCATACAGCACGGGCACGGCAACTTGGTTCCAGTGGCGTTGAACAACTGCGTCTCGTCGAACAAGTCGTCATCGTCATCATCGATCACTATAGTCTGGTTACCGAAACTCGTAGACGCTTCTTCAGGTGCTGTGTCAGTTGCGAAAAATGCCAAACACTCGTCTAAGTGTTCACTCATAGGTTTAGTGACTTTACTACCACAGCATGGACAATTCTGCTCAACCAGAACAGATACTGTACCAGTTTCAGGTTCTTTTTTTACTATAGGTAATTTAACTTTGGCATCTTCTACTATGAAGGGATCTCCGCTTCCTGCTTTTTTCTCTTTTGGTACAATAAAGTTATCAAATTTCCTTAAAGGTATATCAAATTGAACTTTCTTTACAACTGAATCGGCTTTATACAGATCTATAGGTTCTGGCTTTATTTTTGGTAGCTGTGCTTTCAAATTATCTTCCCAGTCTATATTGTCGTCTAAATTATTTTGATCATTAAATACTTCAGTCTCATTACAGAATGTTCCCCTAAATGTGGTAACGAATTTATTTgtctccttttttatttcaaattctTGCTTAGGCAATCCTTTTGGTTTGTAAGGTGGGATCGTCTGTAAAGTAGCTAATATTTCTTTTGAAACTTGTGTTGAAGCTTTATTTCCAACTGTAGGAGTTAGTAGGTCCTTATTATTATCTAACGGAACTGTCGCTGTTTTAACTAGAGATGTTGCTGCCGTTTCATTCCCGCTGCAGATTTTTGatattaaatctttatttaaacATTCATCTAAATGGCTATTTATATTTtgttcctttattttaattccACATATAGGACAATCGACTTGAACAGTGTGTGAGCTGCCCATACTATTGTTATTAACAGCAACCAATTTGGTATTATTATTGGATTCTATCACTTCAATATTAGTACCATAAATATCTTTAAGCatggacgtcacatttttcttGAAGTAGTCATCAATCTTTTTTACTTTGCCAGGTGGAGAATCAACATGTTCAGATTCAGTCTTATGTTTAGTCACTTTTTTATCGAGATAATTATTGTTCATATTAGTTGATGCTGTCTTAGGAAAAACATTTAGCGTTGGGTTTTGGACATGATTGTTAATTTTTGCTTTGACAACATCAATGGGCGAAACTGCAACAGGTGTCAATTGTTTCTTAGCCCAAGTATTTCTGACTGTTTCAGCAGCATTGGCTGACCCAGTACTAGGTGTCAATTGTTTTTTAGCCCAAACGTTTCTAACTGCTTCAGCAGCATCAACAGAATTAGATCGGACTCTATTGCTAGTTCCTCCAATAGTAAAATACTTACCAATAACAAAGGAAGGCTTCACTGCTGGATTATTTATAGGATTACTAACACCTTTCTGATTCACCACAATTGTGCTTGAATTGTTTGATTTTGTTGGAACTTGAGGTATGTTGGATTTAATATCAGTTATTTGAACAATCTTTGACTCCCCAgttgtagtttttttattactagTAATATACTTAGTAATGTCACCTTTCGGTTGGGCTATTGGTGTTTTCTTGGTCTTTTTTTCtggttcttttattttaatgaatgtaCCTCCACAACTCCTCTGA encodes:
- the LOC134665556 gene encoding DNA-dependent metalloprotease SPRTN, with the translated sequence MNLGDPELELIDPTPNVHALFIQFDRTFFWAKLASRAVVRWSKRMYSCAGVCSYEGRGGLCDIALSEPLLKLRPRKDLVETLLHEMIHAFLFITQRDQDRDGHGPNFKEHMYRINKAAGINISIYHDFHDEVKLYQTHWWRCNGPCQYRKPYFGIVRRTMNSAPGPRDQWWEQHQRSCGGTFIKIKEPEKKTKKTPIAQPKGDITKYITSNKKTTTGESKIVQITDIKSNIPQVPTKSNNSSTIVVNQKGVSNPINNPAVKPSFVIGKYFTIGGTSNRVRSNSVDAAEAVRNVWAKKQLTPSTGSANAAETVRNTWAKKQLTPVAVSPIDVVKAKINNHVQNPTLNVFPKTASTNMNNNYLDKKVTKHKTESEHVDSPPGKVKKIDDYFKKNVTSMLKDIYGTNIEVIESNNNTKLVAVNNNSMGSSHTVQVDCPICGIKIKEQNINSHLDECLNKDLISKICSGNETAATSLVKTATVPLDNNKDLLTPTVGNKASTQVSKEILATLQTIPPYKPKGLPKQEFEIKKETNKFVTTFRGTFCNETEVFNDQNNLDDNIDWEDNLKAQLPKIKPEPIDLYKADSVVKKVQFDIPLRKFDNFIVPKEKKAGSGDPFIVEDAKVKLPIVKKEPETGTVSVLVEQNCPCCGSKVTKPMSEHLDECLAFFATDTAPEEASTSFGNQTIVIDDDDDDLFDETQLFNATGTKLPCPCCMQMVENDDMNAHLDSCLS